Part of the Passer domesticus isolate bPasDom1 chromosome 30, bPasDom1.hap1, whole genome shotgun sequence genome, tgctctaTGATAAAAAAAGTCTACTTCTGCATTAGGCTgaacacaacttctctggagggGTTTTCACAAAAATTGGGAGACAAGAAGACCCCATTGGTTGCAACTCAGACgatccagtgcagtggcaagggcagTGGTATGGAGGCTGTGACAGGGCCAAGTTTCTGCTGCCTGACTTGGGACAAGGAAATTCaaccagggcttttttttcatctgagtgGAGTCTTTTCCACATGGGTGTTTTGATGAGAAGTCCCAGTCTAGAAGCAGGATGCCATTCCACAAAGATGCAGTTCTCATGCATGTGGTTTGGCCTGGCTGAATTATGGTTTTCTTACCCTGAAACAGTATCAAGTTTGAGTAGTAAGTAGCAATGCAATTCCTGATCAACTTCAGGCAACAGGTGTCTCAATGTGGACTTTTTGTCTTGATATTCCTGTCCTTCATCTGATTTGCTTGATGGAGACAGCatgtttggtttatttcatcctgtgctgcaatcagcatttaagacaggaatttggtccttgctgtctcttcaCGGCAGTTGCAGAGCTACTTGTACCTGTTCTCCTCTGATcacagaggggatttatttagctctgtcacgctcagcagtggcaggaaagtGACCACATGCCTCAGTAGCATAGCTAGCATCTTTCCATGCTCATGGAAGAGACAGGTTGATCCAGGAGAATTGTTCCCAGGGGGGTTGTTAAGCTGTGGATCTAGTCTCTagggaagcaaatgaaatgtgagTGTAGGTCTGGGGTGTCTGGCTTTTGTTTTTATCTCTGTTACTGGTTTTCTGAATCCTTCACATATGGccctgttcatctgttcagatgcatctgagctatttttgcagattgtcatgcctggttgtagagacacttctccagagtgatgagTTTCCATATTATAAGACACACACATCCCATATGAGGAGCCACTTAAACTTGGAAGTAGTGTGTCTCTTTCTCCACAAAGCAATGTGACCTGTGTGCCTTGGCAGCCATCTGAAGATAGATCAGATGCATCTTATCCTTGCTTTTCCTGAGTGAGCACTGGTGAGAACGTTCCTTGCAGATTGTCTCCCAAAATGATTGTCATTAGGTCCACGTTGTTTTTCAGAGCCTCATGACTTTCCAGCTTGAAATCACATAATGAGGAAAGctcctgaaaatgtttttctcacAATTAACTGAAGGTATTATCACCAACAGGTCctcatttggttttattttccagggtgAAATCTTCCTCTGATGGATGCCTCCTACACCGTGCACAAGCCCAGGTCACGTTACCTCCGGTTGAGGAAGaaacagagctgctccagaagctttacAATCTCCTGGAGGCCAAGGGGTTTCAGACGCGCATGGAAGGAGTGTCACTCCTCCAAGACCTGTGCAaaaccagcccccagctcatctccactAACATTGTCCAAGTATGTAGGGTATCTTCATTGCTCCTTTCCTTTAGCTCCTTTCCTAAGCCTGTAGCagtaaagttaattcagtgtgtcttggcattccatcctggctgtttgggacatGCTGGTCCCTCTTACCCAGACAAATTTAATGCAGGTCCAGGCTTCAGGACAAGTTATTTCAGTCCAGCTGTATACGTCTGCCAGGTGCCTATTGATGCTGTTCATCAGATGAtgacagaattttctgctggtgtgACTGCTGCTCTCTCCTACTCCCAGCTGGGTTAAGTGAAGGcaatccagccactgaaagCATGGCAATTATTCTCTAGACCAAAAATGGGTTTACCTAGGGAAGAGAAGATCAGACTGGGTTGGTTTAAAcccaggttttttttaagaatacttCCATATACTCCATCTAGTCTTGCACAGGCACAACTCTGGCTCTCATTTCCATCCTTGTTCctattcctcttggtaaagacagtgctcacccttcttggggggtctttttttctccttggaaaaggaggaaaacagctaAGGACTCATCTCTGCCATCTCCTCCCagtagctgcttttcccctttctccaagaaaaggtgcctgatgatgtgtctgtcaagggactgaacctgctCTAATGAGGGCTGTACAGCTCATTAAATTCCAGAAGTCTACCTGTTGCTTAGAGAAATGGTCTGCatcctggaagagttgatcaGAGCCCTGCACTTCTCCAGATACTGCCGCtgagacaaacaaaagaaaacttagATCTCCTCCAGCCGTAGTTTTGGCAAAATCCTAATTGCCCTCAGTACTTGAGGCAACTGTATAGAAAACCGGGCATTGTAAACATCTGCTTCCATACTTCTAAAGCAAAGGTAGTCTTTAGCATGAAGAAATGGAATGGATTTAATGATTTATAGATGGAGAGAAATACCATAGGAATTATTCTGTCCCCAaccaaacctcttaaaaacagaagaaaatctttctagcagcatgaggttgcgccaccattccagtgagtggcccacaggaaaagagTGAAATTGTGCAAGCAATTGCTGACCTGGCAGAAAGGATCACTCTCATCTTTTACATTGCTGACTGCTACATCCACTCTTCAAACAAGGACATGTGAATCCAGCTTTCatgttgtttgttctcttcacagatttttgaatattttgtcctgagaatatctgacagccacaagaaagtgaagcagaaggcgcTGGACGTGCTAGCTGAAATCACAGGTGTCCTGAAAGATGCCTTGAACCCGGTGATCATTGATTTGGTGGAAGGAATAACGAAGAACCTGAACTCCAAGGATCCCAGGGTTCGTGCCGCAGCTGTGAAAGCACTGGAAGAATCCATTGCTCATTTaggtaaggctgagccctggcatggactctcctcacctgtgtctctgtctctccgACACAAGAGAGTGCTGAGTGCCTTGATagctgctgttgtctgtggaaagctccagctggcatcccccagaagctgtgcaggtgcagtccttatgcaccAGTCCCCCAACAGGCTTGAACGTGATCAGCATTTCCCAAAAgtcccaggagcccttggctctgtgctgcctgtctgaagagcaagtcccAGACTACAGCTTTGCTGCAATTCAGAGGCAAAGGGGGTTTGGAGTTTGCTTGGGTCCCGTTTGACTTCCCAAATGAATAGCTTTGCTCTTGGCATGAAGGGAGAGTGACCcatcagagctcctgcagagcagccaccggGAATGCTCTACATGATAGGCATTAGCTGCCTATTTaccccttttcttctttgtcttgtATTTTCAAAGGGGAACTTAGGATTTGCcaagttcatttctttataacaaATAGGTATAAACCCAGCTGTCAATGGTGCCCTGTTCCACATGTTGTTTTGCATGGGGCAAGATGTCTACAGCAGTTAACTACATAGGCAAAGGCTGCTCTAAATTCCTTTGCCACACAGATttatgtcagctctgaaaatgccacACTGGGGAAATGTGCCTGAAAATAGGagtgttgaagaggcaggtgttCAAGGGGAGTTGCCActttctcctcctcagctgctctgtgaactCAGGAACTGCCTGACTCGGTGCCTTTCTGTGTCCCAAGTATGGggttcttcctttttgctctgggaTGCAAAACCATTTCACTACTTACATGTGACTGAACTCTTGATGTCCCTGATGGGAAATGTTTTAACATAGCTCCTGATACAGCAGACAACTTTGCAtttacaaatgtgaaaggagagcttttcttttgcaatttaaaaccctgccaagcaggctggaaggaatgaagaaaaggattcaaaaaccagcagaaatgtactttattttatagaatggggttgcccctgccctttccctctgcactgtcCCTTGTCCTATGGCCTCAGAAAAGTGAGCAGAAacatgtgtttcacttgtagataAAGTATCACTGCTGAAAGAGTTCAGCTACCACTGGAATCACctgagtggccaagctctgctggatgtcacgGAGTGTATCACAGGTATGGCCTCCCCTTCTAGGCCAAGAGGTCTTCCCAGGGAGTATTTACAGGCAATGCCTGTGAACAGACAGCAGAGTAGCTCCTCCAaaccaggaggtgctgagcttgtccctcctgcccagtgcccaaggcaggtgtatttggcaggtttccctggctgctgcagagctgtgcagcatcTGAGATGGGGGCAGAGCTCGGCCTCGGGGCTGAGCTCCCACTGGGGCATCTCAGAACCCAGCTCCAGGAAAGGGAGGGGCTCAAAATACCCCAGCTGGCCCCTCTCTTGGAAGCTCAGGGACATCTGTCATCTTTTCGGGAAAATGGTGGCAAATGCTGTTTCAGGGGACCAGTTTGTTTTGTCCTCACAGaactcttgtttttctcttggaaagcTTTGAGGCTGAactgtgcagagcctggggtcACAGCTTAGGTCAAAACTCAACAGACGTATTAGAGGCAGggatttagtgcaaggcagcctttgggggcagaggggcagaagcagagtgctgaggctccctgcctgtgctgtcaaAGTGGCACTGGACTGAGCATTTCAGGGTGTGCAAACagtgtctgcctgtgtcagcacTGTCCCAAATGTTACAAATGCAGCTGATAATTGATTCCTCAGAGGGGCTTGCTATGTCAGCAATAGCCAAGGAATGGGAAAATGATCATCTCAATACGTAGTAGAGCAGACAATTGATAGCCTTGCTTTAACTGGGGCTAAAGCCACTGCTAATTAGGCCAACATCTTTGAATGCAAGGTTTAATACACTTTGTGTCTCCATTAGGAATCT contains:
- the LOC135287698 gene encoding TOG array regulator of axonemal microtubules protein 2-like: MMNLRYKPLLFTLFLCLFTFLSFPPSLPSFLRHYGQEMVKMLLNHQKFKMLLERSLSTSDLEDILTRMKKKGMENQKAERPSVKELVKKRIDGSKKPQATLSSSKRVKSSSDGCLLHRAQAQVTLPPVEEETELLQKLYNLLEAKGFQTRMEGVSLLQDLCKTSPQLISTNIVQIFEYFVLRISDSHKKVKQKALDVLAEITGVLKDALNPVIIDLVEGITKNLNSKDPRVRAAAVKALEESIAHLDKVSLLKEFSYHWNHLSGQALLDVTECITGMASPSRPRGLPREYLQAMPVNRQQSSSSKPGGAELVPPAQCPRQVYLAGFPGCCRAVQHLRWGQSSASGLSSHWGISEPSSRKGRGSKYPSWPLSWKLRDICHLFGKMVANAVSGDQFVLSSQNSCFSLGKL